A stretch of the Denticeps clupeoides chromosome 6, fDenClu1.1, whole genome shotgun sequence genome encodes the following:
- the LOC114792528 gene encoding sialidase-4-like, which translates to MATTSNISPQDVGEPARTAVFKQDWPLGTTYRIPALIYIPGRRCFLAFAEKRSSPQDTDALHLVLRKGTLEHGTVQWLPCQDLTSACLINHRTMNPCPVFEKASQTIFLFFICILGKTSEHNQICTGKNKARLCYVTSSDYGQTWSEAIDLTESVIGSKIKRWATFAVGPGHGIQTESTRLIIPAYVYYIHQTFLCFPRPCSVKPHAFCFYSDDYGTTWNVGRILETKSCECEMAEILSAKGKYVYCNARNIHGHRVEALSTSDGMDFAESHLSENLVEPCHGCQGSVVSFTAPTSGSENKGQKDLTGCDVLKSNTWLLYSHPTSRHERRDLGVYLNRSPLDPSRWEKPWIIHSGPSGYSDLACCDDECHFACLVECGRLSNLEEILFVYFNIKHILEYCK; encoded by the exons ATGGCAACAACGTCAAACATCAGTCCACAAGACGTCGGAGAACCAGCGAGAACAGCGGTGTTTAAACAAGACTGGCCACTGGGGACCACGTACAGGATCCCAGCTCTCATCTACATCCCGGGCAGACGGTGCTTTTTAGCCTTTGCAGAAAAACGCAGCTCTCCCCAGGACACCGATGCGCTGCATCTTGTCCTGAGAAAAGGAACGTTAGAGCACGGCACCGTTCAG TGGTTACCCTGCCAGGATCTGACATCAGCATGTTTAATCAACCATCGAACCATGAATCCCTGCCCAGTTTTTGAAAAGGCCTCTCAGACCATCTTCTTGTTTTTTATCTGTATTCTGGGGAAGACATCAGAGCACAATCAAATTTGCACGGGAAAGAACAAGGCccgtctttgttatgttaccaGTAGTGACTACGGTCAGACATGGAGTGAGGCTATCGACTTGACAGAAAGTGTAATTGGTAGCAAAATTAAGAGGTGGGCAACTTTTGCTGTTGGTCCAGGGCATGGCATTCAAACAGAGAGCACAAGACTGATCATACCTGCTTATGTTTATTACATCCATCAGACATTCCTTTGTTTTCCAAGGCCATGTTCTGTGAAGCCTCATGCATTCTGTTTTTACAGTGATGATTATGGAACAACATGGAATGTGGGGAGGATTTTAGAAACAAAGTCATGTGAGTGTGAAATGGCAGAAATTCTTAGTGCAAAGGGCAAGTATGTATATTGCAATGCCCGTAACATCCATGGGCACAGGGTGGAAGCTTTAAGTACAAGTGATGGGATGGATTTTGCTGAGTCTCATTTGTCAGAGAATCTTGTAGAACCTTGTCATGGTTGTCAGGGTAGTGTGGTGAGCTTTACAGCACCCACCTCTGGTTCAGAAAACAAAGGCCAAAAAGACCTTACTGGTTGTGATGTTTTAAAATCAAATACCTGGCTGTTGTACAGTCATCCAACCAGTAGACACGAAAGGAGGGATCTTGGTGTATACCTGAACCGCTCCCCTCTGGATCCTTCTCGATGGGAGAAACCTTGGATCATTCATTCAGGCCCCAGCGGCTACTCTGATTTAGCATGTTGTGATGATGAGTGCCACTTTGCCTGCCTTGTGGAATGTGGGAGGCTGAGCAACCTTGAAgagattttatttgtttattttaatatcaaACATATTTTGGAatattgcaaatga